The following are encoded in a window of Colletotrichum lupini chromosome 3, complete sequence genomic DNA:
- a CDS encoding adventurous gliding protein Z, protein MGNVVSVFSPSNGHQLEGSAAELEQKLADREETITVLEEDLSKKEKQYTSLSEEAEDLRKKIQELDAQLTSTKQENKSRIATLESELATSNDKINHHLQANGDANTQRAQELDNANKKLAALQEQLDKVQQEKKALEDDLAAVKEQLAEAKKERETLEVSLRDELKALQERLTDADQARFTLQETLDKIKAEAESANKSLGEKVAAVTTLEGKLSDLEGQHSKLKSDTEAELATAGSKYTALQEALDKLKADTDSDLAAAKKELSDAQEKFTALQKTHDDLQSGSSANVSAAQKDLTDAQEKLVALQLTLDQRKTEADADLEAAKKELLDAQTKFVELEDNHNKLKIGSEEQVAATKKELAEAKDKVASLQQTLDGLKSDSASVLSSTQKELADAQEKLTALQQTNDKIKAEADADLATAKSSLAQSEDKYAKLQESSAAELESAKKSVAEWEDKYNKLEQSHKDAQSASGTELESAKKSLAESEEKYTKLQEIHDAELAAAKKGVSEWEEKYSGLEKTQKETQSAATAELESVKKSLAESEEKYKTLQEAQAQTQSESSAELQATKKSVAEWEEKFNALKQTQEKAQSESSAEVDAAKKTAAEWEEKYTTLQQAQEKAASDFSAEIDAAKKSVTEWEEKFNVLKQAQEKAQAESSAEVEAAKKSVAEWEEKYKVLQESHDKAQSDARSELASIRQSLADAETKHKSEQESHEKAKADTEAEHTTTKKSLSDLEEQHAALQQTHDKTKTESAEESSRLSKELADLQSKYADLEKSSESVKKDASTELESAKREAASWQEKAEKSTSAVDSLTKDLEDSKKDLAAAEAKHAAELQKLREELTKAASVNGDKPAAEPAVEEAKPKEEAVAA, encoded by the coding sequence ATGGGCAACGTTGTCTCAGTCTTCTCACCAAGCAACGGTCACCAGCTTGAGGGCTCTGCTGCAGAGCTCGAGCAGAAGCTTGCCGACCGTGAGGAGACCATCACTGTCCTCGAGGAGGATCTTtccaagaaggagaagcagTACACCTCCCTTTCCGAGGAGGCCGAAGACTTGCGCAAAAAGATTCAGGAGCTCGATGCCCAATTGACATCAACCAAGCAAGAGAACAAATCTCGCATCGCCACTCTCGAGTCCGAGCTTGCCACCAGCAACGACAAGATCAACCACCACCTTCAGGCCAACGGCGACGCCAACACCCAGCGCGCCCAGGAGCTCGACAACGCGAACAAGAAGCTTGCCGCTCTCCAGGAGCAGCTCGATAAGGTTCagcaggagaagaaggctCTTGAGGATGATCTTGCCGCCGTGAAGGAGCAGCTGGCCGAGGCCAAGAAGGAGCGCGAGACCCTCGAAGTCTCCCTCCGCGACGAGCTGAAGGCCCTCCAGGAGCGCCTGACCGATGCCGACCAGGCCCGATTCACCTTGCAGGAGACCCTCGACAAGATCAAGGCCGAGGCCGAGTCCGCGAATAAGTCCCTCGGCGAAAAGGTTGCTGCCGTTACCACCCTCGAGGGCAAACTTTCCGACCTCGAAGGCCAGCACTCCAAGCTCAAGTCCGACACCGAAGCCGAGCTCGCCACCGCCGGCAGCAAATACACCGCCCTTCAGGAGGCTCTCGACAAGCTCAAGGCCGACACCGATTCCGATCTCGCCGCTGCCAAGAAGGAGTTGAGCGATGCCCAAGAAAAGTTCACCGCTCTCCAGAAAACCCACGACGATCTCCAGAGCGGTTCCAGCGCCAACGTATCTGCCGCCCAGAAGGACCTCACCGATGCCCAAGAAAAGCTTGTCGCTCTCCAGTTGACCCTTGACCAACGTAAGACGGAAGCTGATGCGGACCTCGAGGCCGCCAAGAAGGAGCTGCTCGACGCCCAGACAAAGTTTGTCGAGCTCGAGGATAACCACAACAAGCTCAAGATCGGTTCCGAGGAGCAGGTCGCTGCCACCAAGAAGGAGCTCGCCGAAGCGAAGGACAAGGTTGCCAGCCTTCAACAGACCCTCGATGGCCTCAAGTCCGACTCCGCATCCGTCTTGTCGTCCACCCAGAAGGAGCTTGCCGACGCCCAGGAGAAGCTTACTGCTCTCCAGCAAACCAACGACAAGATCAAGGCTGAGGCGGATGCAGACTTGGCGACTGCCAAGAGCTCCCTCGCTCAAAGCGAAGACAAGTACGCGAAGCTGCAGGAGTCGAGCGCGGCGGAGCTCGAGTCAGCCAAGAAGAGTGTTGCCGAGTGGGAGGACAAATACAACAAGCTGGAGCAGTCGCACAAGGATGCTCAGTCTGCCTCTGGTACCGAGCTTGAGTCTGCAAAGAAGTCTCTGGCTGAGTCCGAAGAGAAGTACACCAAGTTACAGGAGATTCATGACGCCGAACTGGCGGCTGCCAAGAAGGGCGTTTCCGAATGGGAGGAAAAGTACAGTGGCTTGGAAAAGACTCAGAAGGAAACGCAATCCGCTGCCACCGCAGAGTTGGAATCCGTGAAGAAGAGCTTAGCCGAGTCCGAGGAAAAGTACAAGACGCTGCAGGAGGCGCAAGCACAGACCCAGTCGGAATCCAGCGCAGAGTTGCAGGCTACCAAGAAGAGTGTTGCAGAGTGGGAAGAGAAGTTCAACGCTCTCAAGCAGACACAGGAGAAAGCCCAGTCTGAAAGCAGCGCTGAAGTTGACGCCGCCAAGAAGACTGCTGCCGAGTGGGAGGAGAAGTACACCACCTTGCAGCAGGCCCAGGAGAAGGCTGCGTCTGACTTCAGTGCCGAGATTGATGCCGCGAAGAAGAGCGTGACGGAGTGGGAGGAGAAGTTCAACGTCCTCAAGCAAGCACAGGAGAAGGCCCAAGCCGAGTCTAGCGCTGAAGTCGAGGCCGCGAAGAAGAGCGTTGCGGAGTGGGAGGAGAAGTACAAGGTTCTCCAGGAGTCGCACGACAAGGCACAATCCGATGCTAGATCTGAGCTCGCCTCCATCAGGCAGAGCCTGGCCGATGCCGAGACCAAGCACAAGTCAGAGCAGGAGTCCCACGAGAAGGCCAAGGCCGATACTGAGGCGGAGCACACTACCACAAAGAAGTCTCTCTCTGATCTCGAAGAGCAGCATGCCGCTCTGCAGCAAACCCACGACAAGACGAAGACCGAGTCAGCCGAGGAGTCCTCGCGTTTGAGCAAGGAGCTGGCGGACTTGCAGAGCAAGTATGCTGACCTTGAGAAGTCTAGCGAGAGCGTCAAGAAGGACGCATCTACTGAGTTGGAGAGCGCTAAGAGGGAAGCTGCCAGCTGGCAGGAGAAGGCCGAGAAGTCGACCTCTGCTGTTGACTCATTGACGAAGGACCTCGAGGACTCCAAGAAGGATCTGGCTGCCGCCGAGGCGAAGCACGCCGCCGAACTGCAGAAGCTGCGTGAGGAGCTCACAAAGGCTGCTAGCGTTAATGGCGACAAGCCCGCCGCCGAGCCTGCAGTGGAGGAAGCCAAGCCCAAGGAGGAGGCTGTTGCTGCATAA